A genomic region of Metopolophium dirhodum isolate CAU chromosome 1, ASM1992520v1, whole genome shotgun sequence contains the following coding sequences:
- the LOC132935882 gene encoding uncharacterized protein LOC132935882, giving the protein MDFQKVVYQILLLLFTIEISTTFGNHEEDLFELTSTSDSPGLQYELIGNGRACGSSWTVNTYMDLKFLNNSLRNIRQMLNSIELIAFKDISITLYQLKKHANRLENEIGLIVQMGRHNKKVKRSIEFGGTALKWMFGVADADDVRRYDSTIDKLENNEKDVMRIVHDQISILKSTIINFNDSVTSFNENKKIFDANMKEGEKKVNELIIEIAKEDRKIIILSSITLLENTIFELDMFISRLQRVISNVQNNVVDAFIITPDQLLSEIKNIQSILPDDLKIPVKFDEDNIQEIFKILSIEMHTINDRFIFSLKFPLCLIENFNVYYILPIYIPINEHGQFLHMTKNSMYLLMDKIMTKYFIWPDLNNCKVVDKIFVCGFNEIIHNCDTDPTCVTELLKNSLTKPPQCDTYISEFKTEMWYPSFFKNHWFFVCEKPTTITIICNKQSFTQKIKVKSSGKLYLKSGCIAYTSKGVLKTEQVLNQTYFSIPVDLSLTNDSCCNIFNFSNQAYPKPIHFDEIKNIKFNKDAFNTINKQLDQQDMLINSLIVDKTYEFIYTNKYLVVIIIVFLIYFIAKFYLNRKAKQLAIENINLSYNPPSSKN; this is encoded by the coding sequence atggactttCAGAAGGTCGTTTATCAAATACTGCTGTTGTTATTTACCATAGAAATTTCTACGACGTTTGGTAACCATGAAGAAGACTTGTTCGAATTAACATCAACCAGCGATAGCCCGGGTTTGCAGTACGAACTCATAGGTAATGGTAGAGCTTGCGGAAGTAGTTGGACAGTAAACACATAtatggatttaaaatttttaaataacagtcTTAGAAATATTAGACAAATGTTAAACTCAATTGAACTAATTGCGTTCAAAGACATTTCTATAACTTTGTATCAGTTAAAAAAACACGCGAACAGATTGGAAAACGAGATAGGTTTAATTGTACAAATGGGTAGACATAACAAAAAAGTTAAGCGATCTATTGAGTTTGGGGGTACGGCATTAAAATGGATGTTTGGAGTAGCCGATGCTGACGATGTACGAAGATATGATAGTACGATCGATAAATTAGAAAACAATGAGAAAGATGTTATGCGTATTGTTCATGATCAGATATCTATACTAAAAagcacaataattaattttaatgattccGTTACatcatttaatgaaaataagaaaatatttgatGCAAATATGAAAGAAGGCGAGAAAAAAGTGAACGAATTGATTATTGAGATAGCTAAGGAAGAcagaaaaatcattattctgAGTTCGATAACTCTTTTAGAAAACACAATATTTGAATTGGACATGTTTATTAGTAGGTTGCAAAGAGTAATTTCTAACGTACAGAATAATGTAGTAGATGCGTTTATAATAACACCTGACCAATTGCTTtcggaaataaaaaatattcagagtATACTCCCGGATGATTTGAAAATCCCTGTTAAATTTGATGAGGATAATATTcaagaaatattcaaaatattaagtattgaaaTGCACACAATAAATgacagatttattttttctttaaaatttcctCTGTGCCTTATAGAAAATTTCaacgtttattacatattacctatttacattcCAATTAATGAACATGGTCAATTTCTGCATATGACTAAAAATTCTATGTATTTGTTAATGGACAAAATAAtgaccaaatattttatatggccagatttaaataactgtaaagtagtggataaaatatttgtttgtggatttaatgaaattatacataattgtgACACGGACCCCACATGTGTAACAGAATTACTAAAAAATTCTTTAACTAAACCACCTCAATGTGATACTTATATCTCTGAATTCAAAACAGAAATGTGGTATCcctcatttttcaaaaatcattggtttttcGTATGTGAAAAACCCACTacaattactataatttgtaataaacagTCTTTCactcaaaaaattaaagttaaaagttctGGAAAGTTATACTTGAAGTCTGGGTGTATTGCTTACACCTCGAAAGGTGTACTAAAAACTGAACAAGtattaaatcaaacatatttctCAATTCCAGTAGACTTATCTCTTACAAATGATTCATGctgtaatatattcaatttttctaatCAGGCCTATCCCAAACCTATCCACttcgatgaaataaaaaatattaaatttaataaagatgcgttcaatacaataaataaacaattagacCAACAAGATATGTTAATAAATTCGCTTATTGTAGATAAAACGTATGAATTTATatacacaaacaaatatttagttgtcataataatagtttttttaatatattttatagcaaaattttatttaaataggaaaGCAAAACAATTAGCTatagaaaacattaatttaagttaCAATCCTCCaagttctaaaaattaa
- the LOC132936536 gene encoding uncharacterized protein LOC132936536 — protein MKMALQNIFLLSNRSALNLKEAIKLLKKPNLNNDDVVQCYNLEPKSGLWYMCGYNQSSADSIEWQSTGTRSLPNEKNPTVLVEYFSSEKVNKSVFRLTKKNEYDAALVNYSDVNPTFEKLKRTRISKKKSIKNIMKSRFRLIKKYSNSVSIVSDELIGHEPAEKHVSNNFGPYLGYDGSLPGGSTFVQSTVHIVESAPSAPILSQFKDLNISPIIDSKYIQSPNKDFIPKKDADIMIEHVITPITLSSKVTEWSNEVNDSNASEHSLSIHTIDDSLSSINTNKSNTQMLTGRRIVNMSDIIEQIKKRHSGPYGCSFIDTEYESEVNYGFLSVFTFKCKMCNIKTRLHSEYIHNSEMNINNAAVNACQAIGIGHTQLAELSGFLDLPALSSTGFLRVQTEVAEIVHATAWDEMKKAGEEERRLAIESGNLDVDGIPIITVVADGQWSKRSYKTKYDALSGAASIIGYRTQKVLFVGIRNKYCIICQKSSSMKDKEKPVHTCFLNWKKASTCMEADGVLQGFSNSVEMHGLKYNCLIGKLSATFEF, from the exons atgaaaatggctttgcaaaatatttttttgctatCAAATCGCTCAGCTTTAAACTTAAAAGAAGccattaaattacttaaaaaaccaaatttaaataatgatgacGTAGTACAGTGTTATAACTTGGAGCCAAAATCAGGTTTGTGGTATATGTGTGGGTACAATCAAAGTTCTGCTGACAGCATTGAATGGCAATCAACAGGCACTCGTTCATTGCCTAATGAAAAAAATCCCACCGTACTAGTCGAATACTTTTCATCCGAAAAAGTGAATAAAAGTGTATTTAGATTGacgaaaaaaaacgaatatGACGCTGCCTTGGTTAACTATTCAGATGTGAACCCTACATTTGAGAAATTAAAAAGAACccgtatttctaaaaaaaaatctatcaaaaatattatgaaaagccGTTTcagactaataaaaaaatatagtaactcTGTTTCTATTGTTTCTGATGAACTAATTGGACACGAACCTGCAGAAAAACATGTCAG caACAATTTTGGACCATATTTAGGATATGATGGTTCCCTTCCAGGAGGTTCTACCTTTGTGCAGTCTACAGTCCATATAGTAGAATCTGCTCCGAGTGCTCCGATTTTATCACAATTTAA ggatttaaatatttcaccAATTATTGACTCTAAATACATACAATCACCGAACAAAGATTTTATTCCTAAGAAAGA TGCAGATATTATGATTGAGCACGTGATTACGCCTATAACGTTATCGTCGAAAGTAACTGAATGGTCAAATGAAGTTAA tgaTTCCAATGCGTCTGAACATAGTTTGAGTATTCACACAATAGATGATAGCTTATCATCAATTAAcacaaataaatcaaatactCA AATGTTAACTGGTCGGAGAATTGTCAACATGTCTGATATAAtagaacaaattaaaaaacggCATAGTGGTCCTTATGGTTGTTCGTTTATTGACACGGAATATGAATCAGAAGTGAATTATGGATTTCTatcagtttttacttttaagtgtaaaatgtgtaatattaaaactaGACTACATTCGgaatatattcataattcagaaatgaatattaataatgctGCGGTAAATGCTTGCCAAGCTATAGGTATTGGACATACACAGTTAGCAGAACTATCAGGATTTCTTGATTTGCCTGCATTGTCGAGTACTGGTTTTTTGCGTGTTCAAACCGAGGTAGCTGAAATAGTTCACGCTACAGCTTGGGACGAAATGAAGAAAGCCGGTGAAGAAGAAAGGAGATTGGCAATAGAATCTGGTAACTTGGATGTGGATGGCATACCAATTATTACAGTGGTCGCGGACGGGCAATGGTCCAAGCGAAGCTATAAAACCAAGTACGATGCACTATCAGGCGCG GCATCAATAATTGGTTATAGAACccaaaaagttttatttgtcGGGATTCGaaataaatattgcataattTGTCAAAAGTCTTCAAGTATGAAGGATAAAGAAAAACCTGTACATACATGTTTCCTCAACTGGAAAAAGGCTTCAACTTGCATGGAAGCAGATGGTGTGCTACAAGGATTTTCCAACAGCGTTGAAATGCATGGTCTTAAATACAACTGTTTAATTGGTAAATTATCAGCTACATTTGAattttga
- the LOC132936537 gene encoding uncharacterized protein LOC132936537, which produces MMREIVNIASRLVTNAESLLENKTSNICEQFNSVINKHVAGKRLNFSSRGNYNTRVEAAIVSFNSKQYLRQIHKTFTKCSPGIFGKKFLKNSERIRLNTSKRRQLFPEKRKAKKSKMEGEDEDYGLAEPLIEFFSSEEMENKKIKFLEKLSRADVKKIEFETRDQSSSEMWYNERKIRLTASRFGQICKMRPNTSCKNVVHNILYASDNLQTKSIQYGREMETLGRQKFEQLSKEKVYENGLIIDPEFPFLAASPDGLIGEHYLLEIKCPYSARDSNDAIEAVNSKLLQYCKVEGQKIKLKKDHVYYYQIMGQLHATKREKCFFVIYTAKWISIEEIYFDQSFWDSKMSEPLQKFYMKSLLPEIIDPQFPKRMLKSDIREPDHIKKKMIIKKN; this is translated from the exons ATGATGAGGGAAATAGTGAACATTGCTTCAAGGCTTGTAACTAATGCGGAaagtttattagaaaataagaCTTCTAATATCTGTGAACAGTTTAATTCTGTTATTAATAAACACGTTGCCGGAAAACGATTAAATTTTAGTAGTAgaggtaattataatacaagagTAGAAGCTGCCATTGTGTCATTTAATTCCAAACAATATTTAAGACaaattcataaaacatttaCTAAATGTAGTCCAG gaatatttggaaaaaagtttttgAAGAACAGTGAAAGAATACGACTTAATACCAGTAAAAGAAGACAATTATTTCCGGAAAAAAGAAAagctaaaaaatctaaaatggaAGGAGAAGACGAAGATTATGGACTGGCTGAACctttaatagaatttttttcatcagaagaaatggaaaacaaaaaaattaaatttttagaaaaattaagtcgagctgatgtaaaaaaaatcgaatttgaaACTCGAGACCAAAGCAGCAGTGAAATGTGGTACAACGAACGTAAAATACGACTAACAGCTTCAAGATTTGGTCAAATTTGTAAAATGCGGCCAAACACTAGCTGCAAAAAtgtagttcataatattttatatgcttcTGATAATCTACAAACAAAATCGATACAATATGGTAGAGAAATGGAGACTTTAGGTCGTCAAAAATTTGAACAATTGTCAAAAGAAAAAGTTTATGAGAATGGTTTGATTATAGATCCAGAATTTCCATTTCTAGCTGCCAGCCCAG acggTCTTATTGGTGAACATTATTTATTGGAAATAAAATGTCCATATTCTGCTCGTGATTCAAACGATGCCATTGAAGCAGTGAACAGTAAACTT ctaCAATATTGCAAAGTTGAAgggcaaaaaattaaattgaaaaaagatCACGTATATTACTACCAAATAATGGGACAATTACACGCTACTAAAAGAGAAAAATGCTTTTTTGTGATATACACGGCCAAATGGATCAGTATAGAAGAAATATACTTTGATCAATCATTTTGGGATTCCAAAATGTCTGAACCGCTACAAAA GTTTTATATGAAGTCTTTATTACCCGAAATTATTGATCCACAATTCCCTAAAAGAATGCTGAAATCAGATATTCGAGAACCAgaccacataaaaaaaaaaatgattataaaaaaaaattaa